The sequence below is a genomic window from Rattus rattus isolate New Zealand chromosome 3, Rrattus_CSIRO_v1, whole genome shotgun sequence.
TTCTCTAAAGAAAGTAGGTTGGGTGCTTCAGGCCAGTAGAATCCCAGTGTATAAGACATCAGACAAGAATCAAACACCATCAACAGGGTAGTTGCCAGGTAGAGTGTCCAAGACCCTAGAGCTGCTCTTTCCCCACACACCATTTTGACATATTACAGCTGTTTTAAATCCTGAGCCACCAGGCTGCCTTTCCCCAGATTCAGTGTAAATGTTCCAGCAATACTGTAGTCTAAACAGAAGTCATTTGTAAAAACACTGGTTGCTGCTGTTGGAAGACAGATGTAGGTCATAGTGGTCAAGCACCTAAAATATCTTTCAGTGTTTAAGTGAGGGCTCCAAGAGAGGACACTGTATGGAAAACAGGGAGTAAAATGCTTCCTCTACCAAGTGGGGATGTGACTCCACCATTGACTTCTACCCCACGGTCTCAGAGAATTCAGAAGCATGAAGTATAATGAAATCCATGGCCTTAGTATTCAGGTGCTCTGTTCTGTGGAGGTCAGCCAGGATGAAAGTGGGTACAGCATTTTTCACAGAGAGGTTCCTACACAGGGCATCCTCACACATGACCTTCAAGTCCTGCAGGTCATACATGTCAGCAACTGCCAACAAACCAGTGGCAATTGAATGGCTTTGGAGGTGTGGTGCCTTCCCTGTGTAAATGAAGCCCATCATTTCCTTAAAGACATGCAGATGAATGTTGTGGATCTCAAAGTGGTTTGTTAGGCCCTCCAGCATTTCATGTTCACACATGGCTCTGAAAACTGGAGAGCGAGCTGCTAGGATGGCCTTGTGAGCTCTGAATTCCTGGCCAGCAACCACTAGGCTGCAGTCTGTAAAGAAGGAATTCTCCCACAGCTCCCCTAGGTCTTCTGCCAACGTCTTTCTTGGATCCCTGATTGAAGGTGTCATGTTCTGTTCAGGCCTGCTAAAGGAGGGTCCTACTATGCACACCTTGCAGCACATGGTGAGCTGTTCTTCAGGGAGAAGGCAGTGCCTATAAAAGAGGAGGAAATCTTGAAAGATGAACTTTTTGTGTCCCCATTGTTGGTTTGGTAGAAAGTTTAAAACATTTGGGACCTTTATAATTTGATATTTCTCTACTTGGGCGTTTATAATCCAGAACTGGAATGTTGCCCAAACTGGACTCTCTGGACAACTGAGTAACCACAGGTAAACTGACAggtaatctttgctttcttcatcAACACCGTTTGGATGTATCCTCAAACACCATTGCATTTCTTCTGCATTGGCCTCTAATGAGAACACTGGGCTTgtaatattttccaaaattcCATCCATGCAAAATGAAAAGTTGCTAATGATCCACTCATAGCAGAACTTCTGAACACTGCTATGTGTGTAGCCACAGCTCTTGAATTCCAGGTCCCCTGACATGTCTTCTGGAGGTAGTTTGGAGGTTAAAGTTGATCTGAAAGAAGTAATAGAAGTTACTCTTTATTTTGTAGGGTACAATTATAGATAccctttagattttattttcaatttctgctAAATTTCCCCTTTTATATTCTTGGAAACTTGTATTTCTACAGGTTTCTCTAGGTTTCCATATTTGTTCCACTGAAGATAAGACAGACCCACAGTGACtgttaaacatgtgtgtgtgtgtgtgtgtgtgtgtgtgtgtgtgtttgtctctgtctgtctctctgtgtttgtgtctctctcagtccccaccatccccacacaaacctaatttcacctctaacaacaaaaataatgggaaacatcactattctttaatgtctattaacatcaatggactcgattccccaataaaaatgacatagaaatacagactggatacataaatagaacacagcattttgctgcatacaggaaacacaccgcagagaaaaagacagacggaacctcagagaaaaagtttggaaaaaaaatttccaagcaaatggtacaaaGAAACatggtggagtagccattcaagtttcgaataaaatcgactttcaaccaaaacttatcaaaaaagataaggaaggacaccacatattcatcaaaggaaaaactgaccaagatgaactctcaatactaaataccTATGACTCAAATgtgagggcacctacattcatagaagaaacttgactgaagctcaaagcataattgcaactcacacaatattAGCGGGAGATTttaacacctcactctcatcaatggacagttcatggaaagagaaactaaacagagacataaagaaactaacagaagttatgaaccaaatggatttagcagacatttatacaacatttcatcctaaaacaaaagaatatatcttcttctcagcagctcatggtaccttcttcaaaattcaCCACATAAtgaatcacaaaacaggcctcaacatatacaagaagattgacatactggttgctgccgccgcagagagcccgtgggcagcaccccgcgggcgaacttgagcctcgggaccacaggtaagaccaacctttctgctgcaagaaagctgcctggtgaaatcgggacacacggaggcagaattcctctaggaccgggcacgacctgtgtttaccgggagtcccacacccgcggatcccggcgtgcagcagctctctgctcccagaccccgggggagagagacctcactgcctggtcaggtgggcactcctgaggctgcagagcggaagagaccaccaacactgcccacccctgcccacatccctggcccaagaggaaattgtataaggcctctgggctcccgtgggggagggcccaggagcggcaggacccctgcctgagacactgccggaacctgaaggaaacagactggataaacagttctctgcacccaaatcccatgggagggagagctaaaccttcagagaggcagacaagcctgggaaaccagaagagactgctctctgcacacacatctcggacaccagaggaaaacaccaaaggccatctggaaccctggtgcactgaagctcccagaaggggcggcacagatcttcctggtgctgctgccacagagagcccgtgggcagcaccccgtgagcgaacttgagcctcaggaccacaggtaagaccaacttttctgctNNNNNNNNNNNNNNNNNNNNNNNNNNNNNNNNNNNNNNNNNNNNNNNNNNNNNNNNNNNNNNNNNNNNNNNNNNNNNNNNNNNNNNNNNNNNNNNNNNNNCACACATATCAGTGTTCAGAAGTTCTGCTATGAGTGGACCATTAGCAACTTTTCATTTTGCATGGATGGAATTCGTGAAAATGTCACAAGCCCAAGGTTCTCATTAGAGGCCAGTAAAGAAATGCAATGGTGTTTGAGGATATTCCCAAACGGTGTTGATGACGAAAGTAAAGATTACCTTTCAGTTTACCTGGGTTTGCTCAGTTGTCCAAAGAGCCCAGTTTGGGCAAAGGTACAGTTCTGGATCATAAACGCCCAAGGAGAGAAATATCTTATTACAAAAATGTCAAATGTTTTAAGGTTTCTGCCAAATCAATACTGGGGATACAAAAAGTTCATCCTTCGAGATTTCCTCCTCTACCATAGGCATCGGCTTCTCCCTGAGGACCAGTTCACCTTGTGCTGCAAGGTGAGCATAGTAGAACGCTCCTTTAGCACTCCTGGAGAGAACATGAGACCTGCAATCAAGGATCCAAGGCAGATGTTGGTCAACGACATAGGAGAGCTGTGGGAAAATTCCCTCTTCACAGACTGCAGCCTGGTGGTAGCTGGCCAGGAATTCAGATCTCACAAGGCCATCCTAGCAGCTTGCTCTCCAGTTTTCAGAGCCATGTTTGAACATGAAATGCTGGAGAGCCTAACAAACCGCATTGAGATCCATGACATTCATCTGCAAGTCTTTAAGGAAATGATGGCCTTCATTTATACAGGGAAGGCACCACACCTCCACAGCCGCTCAATGGCCACTGATTTGTTGGCAGCTGCTGACAAGTATGACCTGCAGGGCTTGAAGGGCATGTGTGAGGATGCCCTGTGCAGGAACCTCTCTGTGAAAAATGCTGCACACACTCTCATCCTGGCTGACCTCCACAACACAGAGCACCTGAAGACTAGGGCCATGGATTTCATTATACTTCATGCTTCTGAAGTCTCTGATACCGTGGGGTGGAAGTCAATGGTGGAGTCACATCCCCACTTGGTGGAGGAAGCATTTTACTCCCTGTCTTCCATACAGCGTCCTGGCTTGGAGCCCTCACTGAATGCTGAAAGACATTTTAGGAGCTTAACGGCTATGACCTACACCTGTCTTCCAACAGCAGCAACCAGTGTTTTTACAAATGACTTCTGTTTAGACTACAGTATTGCTGGAGCATTTACAGTGAATCTGGGGAAAGGCAGCCTGGTGGCTCAGGATTTAAAACGGCTGTAATATCTCAAAATGGTGTGTGGGCAAAGAGCAGCTCTAGGGTCATGGACACTCTACCTGACAATTACCCTGTTGATGGTGTTTGATTCTTGTCTGATGTCTTGGAAACTGGGATTCAACTGGCCTGACGCACAACCCAACCTACTTTCTTTGGAGAAACTTGTCTGCATTGGACTGAGCAGAATAGATGACCTAACTTATGTGTATTAAGTGACATGTAAAGTTTTTCACCTAATTCTGGTGTATATTCTCTCtgcaaataaaaattctttcaacTTTACTGTATGTATCCTGTTATTTGCCACTTGCCTTATTGTTCTAATTAAGACTTCATTTGCTGTACTGAGTAGATTTAAGAGAATGAGAAACCACTACTTGCCTTTGCTTTTGTACAGTGGCTTTGAGTTTCTCCCCATTAAGTTGATGTTGACATGGCCTTCTTCTATATTACCATTATTATATTTAGGCATATCATCTGTGCGGCAATCTCTGGAgaacttttatcattaaggggttGCTTCTTAATGACCTTGTCTTGACCCAGTTTAACGATcctgttttttgcattttgtttgtttgctttgttttctttcagtttgtttatgtggtcaattaattttattgactttttttattaacttgaatatttcttatatacatttcgagtgttattccttttcccggtttctgggcaaacatccccctaatccctccccctccccttctttatgggtgttcccctacccaccccccccattgccgccctcccccaacaatctagttcactggggttcagtcttagcaggacccagggcttcccccttccactggtgctcttactaggatattcattgctacctatgaggtcagagtccagggtcagtccatgtatagtctttaggtagtggcttagtcctggaagctctggttgcttggcattgttgtacatatggggtcacaggccccttcaagctcttccagttctttctctgattccttcaacgggggtcctattctcagttcagtggtttactgctggcatacgcctctgtgtttgctgtattctggctgtgtctctcgggagagatctacatcctgctcctgtcagcctgcacttctttgcttcttccatcttgtctaattgggtggctgtatatgtatgggccacatgtggggcaggctctgaatgggtgttccttcagtctctgttttaatctttgcctctctcttccctgccaagggtattcttgttccccttttaaagaaggagtgaagcattcacattttgatcatccgtcttgagtttcatgtgttctgtgcatctagggtaattcaagcatttgggctaatagccacttatcaatgagtgcataccatgtatgtctttctgtgattgggttagctcactcaggatgatattttccagttccaaccatttgcctacgaatttcataaagtcattgtttttgatagctgagtaatattccattgtgtagatgtaccacattttctgtatccattcctctgttgaagggcatctgggttctttccagcttctggctattataaataaggctgcgatgaacatagtggagcacgtgtcttttttatatgttggggcatcttttgggtttatgcccaagagaggtatagctggatcctcaggcagttcaatgtccaattttctgaggaacctccagactgatttccagaatggttgtaccagtctgcaaccccctaACTGAGATTTTAAGGCTGTTGAAGTTCGGGAGAGGATATGTGTCTACCACCAGATTCTGTTGGGTGAGCCTCAGAGAATTTTCTATCAAATTTGTCTATAAATTTATCTAAGGTAACCAGGTGAAATAATGAGAGCCCTAGAGTATATCTAAAAAGAATTCTTTGAAGCCTATAAGACCTACATCCTCTTGGACCCAGAAATGAGAAAATTGTCAGTGGTAAGCATGGCTTTCTCTAAACAAACTGCCTCTGATAACTGTCAGGAACTTTAGTACCTGAATGGTTTTGCTGGTACACAACTTCTTATAACTTTATATAGGAAGAAGTGTGTGACTGAGAGCCTTGGGACTCAGCCCAATTttattagacaaaaagggtgaaatgtaggccGATGTCACTATATAGGTGGAGGCAGGTACAAGAGAGAATGAGGCCTATCATTGTTCAAGAAAGAAGGAtcggcaggagaaaagttttagagaggaagaggagactggaaccagGGGAGAAGCAGCCAAGAGATCGTGGAGGTGAATGTTAAGTTCCTCTCTAtacatttacaagttgttatgaatgtttttaagggatggatgtatacaggggtttgtatgtgtaggtgggcaattatatattatcaattgaatcagaagttattgtgttgtatgttctttcatatggcaatttaattgaattcaagagattatgtggtggctggagacactgggccaacAGGGAATTTGGgtatgtatgtctggcatggtggcaacctgccttgggaactaggtgggtagagagtttgttgccaggctcagagaatagccatcagcagtgtgatatggggtacagcaaagcaggtgagacgaTTTGCTGAtggagatgaagacatctaccagatatcttggggcactactgTG
It includes:
- the LOC116895541 gene encoding TD and POZ domain-containing protein 1-like codes for the protein MSGDLEFKSCGYTHSSVQKFCYEWIISNFSFCMDGILENITSPVFSLEANAEEMQWCLRIHPNGVDEESKDYLSVYLWLLSCPESPVWATFQFWIINAQVEKYQIIKVPNVLNFLPNQQWGHKKFIFQDFLLFYRHCLLPEEQLTMCCKVCIVGPSFSRPEQNMTPSIRDPRKTLAEDLGELWENSFFTDCSLVVAGQEFRAHKAILAARSPVFRAMCEHEMLEGLTNHFEIHNIHLHVFKEMMGFIYTGKAPHLQSHSIATGLLAVADMYDLQDLKVMCEDALCRNLSVKNAVPTFILADLHRTEHLNTKAMDFIILHASEFSETVG
- the LOC116895542 gene encoding TD and POZ domain-containing protein 5-like, producing MDGIRENVTSPRFSLEASKEMQWCLRIFPNGVDDESKDYLSVYLGLLSCPKSPVWAKVQFWIINAQGEKYLITKMSNVLRFLPNQYWGYKKFILRDFLLYHRHRLLPEDQFTLCCKVSIVERSFSTPGENMRPAIKDPRQMLVNDIGELWENSLFTDCSLVVAGQEFRSHKAILAACSPVFRAMFEHEMLESLTNRIEIHDIHLQVFKEMMAFIYTGKAPHLHSRSMATDLLAAADKYDLQGLKGMCEDALCRNLSVKNAAHTLILADLHNTEHLKTRAMDFIILHASEVSDTVGWKSMVESHPHLVEEAFYSLSSIQRPGLEPSLNAERHFRSLTAMTYTCLPTAATSVFTNDFCLDYSIAGAFTVNLGKGSLVAQDLKRL